A single Anopheles funestus chromosome 2RL, idAnoFuneDA-416_04, whole genome shotgun sequence DNA region contains:
- the LOC125765288 gene encoding uncharacterized protein LOC125765288 → MRSTDNKNFKMPSTVANIFTVDSDSSSSVITTARRSARRSRKDINGKKDVENCNKPTDVRRNLMDCQILLSDIFSPGSQFLHLMKEGTNASQIQNVAKNDIIDKHTSSERNNLTSTETNSYVTRRTIPRRTTSTRKHESLVGNRSSNKNIVPDDPHSIIHLDESSIGTKSIAEIVDLTKTCPSNDVIMQASEAAAVSKPRRTSRHISMKLTDSHENSNNLRTASKRKSDNAIAAQDMGVSPPKQALNAALEHSAPVADSSQTSPASGAVTLPTTVRRSINTGTLSTNHSLDKLDNDAFKVLIVSIKRVALPLTETQLKSLKYEDTTQNNRLSLRPSSRIKRHPNNGIKVERDTLNRARSTMAKPKIVISSPIVEVPESPPAVAERKRLSHSYLSVSNTARAQLDQFKKPNPTTHLPLPQLIEDEHEDNDDVYEFLSSSQNGDATETKKTTRKPKEKKVRKAAAPSVQNKRQPSASKRQPKPVRPKQVNPFGCNNKALLSGIKKLGGGPVKQPATVNYKINLEIPKTPPVASTPVPAEAELPYDDPPASVEVARISHPTTDSIKTTKPSFPLTSTPSHRIGMVGGFNAISIQKPASPWRLQDDIILPRTSHTYRTNEMLPSYESFATENNNIGTFVTERRKSPNEGTKSIVPAQEGAPESTMTEQSSEGIVSDKDLREIEQMYTELKATSDMSQKLIKAMRMSKKNPTSAQQNHTMRLACLKLKKWHDRSMKSFNRSMRIISNIQRTTERSAFRPMACPSPLSLEQQRTLNNFNSSTDHFRSMIDQLQLAINDSDVENRPPLTGPLESADTELQGNGKGPVTVLNEVTKSKTSKDVIILPDRGAKGKRNPLMPLNVVPLPQRDSPLMSPLAKNPTTGPNNIRRDSKKDATIGKNNTRRELQYDKENGFMNVTDVPDVTDKPAQKDIADVSAITPELPEPPIDSVVEIYDETTRHDCDQNDENAHNSTKGSTESIQNSRNYFGFDAGDSVNERSEAQVTLPMPLNISHETLQRRLQNMKQLLPKRPIFRKQPKQQNRSSGPTRFPVTKLRVFGSPSKRPNTLREFVASTPRPAGGRSSAEPATAPSKSLLTMDVEVPDVSAIEPLVEPAAVGQNDHDAQTNNEPEVVLFDTPDRPAWLNNSAHQRTYARVPRRKKKNIYLANLGLDDDSEDDENVSDGDPQEMSSDSEADEAKRKKKANKRKARRRQPVRVEQTEAFKEFVDNFNSMCEEVERYELIVE, encoded by the exons ATGCGGTCCACGGAcaacaaaaactttaaaatgccGTCAACCGTTGCAAACATCTTCACCGTGGACAGTGATAGTTCGTCAAGTGTTATTACCACTGCGCGGCGTTCTGCACGTAGATCTCGGAAGGATATTAACGGAAAAAAAGATGTGGAAAACTGCAACAAACCAACCGATGTACGTCGTAATTTAATGGACTGCCAAATACTGCTATCAGATATATTTTCGCCAGGCTCACAATTTCTACATCTTATGAAAG aAGGCACCAATGCCAGCCAAATCCAGAATGTTGCAAAAAACGACATCATCGATAAACATACCTCATCCGAACGGAATAATCTTACATCAACAGAAACGAACAGCTATGTAACTCGTCGAACTATTCCACGGCGAACTACGAGCACTAGGAAACATGAATCCTTGGTTGGGAATcgaagcagcaacaaaaatattgttcCTGATGATCCTCATTCGATCATACATCTAGACGAGTCCAGTATCGGAACGAAAAGTATAGCAGAAATAGTGgatttaacaaaaacatgcCCCAGTAATGATGTCATCATGCAGGCGTCTGAAGCTGCTGCAGTTTCAAAGCCACGTCGCACATCTAGACACATTTCGATGAAATTGACCGATAGTCATGAAAATTCCAATAATCTCCGGACAGCATCGAAACGAAAATCGGATAATGCTATTGCCGCACAAGACATGGGTGTTTCGCCACCCAAACAAGCATTAAACGCAGCTCTGGAACATTCGGCACCAGTAGCAGATTCTTCACAAACTTCCCCTGCCAGTGGAGCAGTCACCTTACCGACAACCGTACGACGTAGTATCAATACGGGAACTTTATCTACCAATCACTCATTGGACAAGTTGGACAACGATGCCTTTAAGGTTTTGATTGTTTCTATCAAACGTGTAGCTTTGCCATTGACAGAGACTCAATTAAAAAGTCTCAAGTATGAAGATACGACGCAGAACAACAGACTTTCACTTCGTCCTTCAAGCAGAATCAAGCGGCATCCAAACAATGGCATCAAGGTGGAAAGAGACACACTAAACAGAGCAAGGTCAACTATGGCAAAACCCAAAATTGTTATCTCATCCCCAATCGTTGAAGTTCCGGAATCACCTCCCGCCGTGGCCGAACGAAAGCGTCTGTCCCATTCTTATCTTAGCGTTTCGAACACTGCTAGAGCTCAATTAGATCAGtttaaaaaaccaaatccTACGACACATCTACCATTGCCACAGCTAATTGAGGACGAGCACGAAGACAACGATGATGTGTATGAATTTCTATCGTCCTCCCAAAACGGTGACGCTACCGAAACGAAGAAAACCACACGAAAACCCAAAGAGAAAAAGGTTCGGAAAGCGGCTGCACCATCGGTGCAAAACAAGCGCCAACCTTCTGCTTCCAAACGCCAACCAAAGCCCGTTCGTCCGAAACAAGTCAATCCATTTGGGTGTAACAACAAAGCGTTGCTTAGCGGTATTAAAAAGCTAGGAGGCGGACCCGTGAAACAACCAGCGACGGTGAATTATAAGATCAACTTGGAAATTCCCAAAACACCGCCCGTTGCTTCTACACCTGTACCAGCTGAGGCAGAGCTACCTTATGATGATCCTCCCGCTTCCGTAGAAGTCGCTCGTATTTCTCACCCTACGACGGACagtattaaaacaacaaaaccatcctTTCCTCTCACATCTACTCCATCCCACAGAATTGGCATGGTGGGTGGTTTCAACGCAATATCTATACAGAAGCCTGCATCACCGTGGCGTTTACAGGACGATATCATACTTCCCCGAACCAGTCACACTTATCGCACGAACGAAATGCTTCCATCGTACGAAAGTTTTGCCACcgaaaataataacattgGAACATTCGTTACGGAACGCCGTAAATCGCCAAACGAAGGAACTAAATCGATCGTACCAGCACAAGAAGGCGCACCCGAATCAACCATGACCGAACAGTCCAGCGAAGGTATTGTGAGCGATAAGGACTTGCGTGAGATCGAGCAGATGTACACGGAGCTGAAGGCTACAAGTGACATGAGTCAAAAGCTGATCAAAGCTATGCGTATGAGCAAAAAGAATCCGACATCGGCGCAACAGAACCACACCATGCGGTTGGCCTGCCTGAAGCTGAAGAAATGGCACGATCGGTCGATGAAATCGTTCAACCGATCGATGCGCATTATTAGCAACATACAGCGGACGACAGAACGGTCTGCCTTCCGCCCGATGGCTTGTCCTTCGCCGCTATCACTCGAACAGCAGCGtactttaaacaatttcaatagTAGCACGGATCATTTCCGTTCCATGATCGACCAGCTACAGTTGGCTATAAATGATTCCGACGTAGAAAATCGTCCACCGCTAACGGGGCCATTAGAGTCGGCCGATACAGAGCTGCAGGGTAATGGGAAAGGTCCTGTGACGGTACTGAATGAAGTGACCAAATCCAAAACTTCGAAAGATGTCATAATTTTGCCCGACCGGGGTGCTAAAGGCAAACGGAATCCTCTGATGCCTTTGAATGTGGTGCCACTGCCACAGCGTGATAGTCCGTTAATGTCTCCGCTGGCTAAAAATCCGACAACCGGCCCGAACAACATCCGCCGGGATTCGAAGAAAGATGCGACAATCGGCAAGAACAACACCCGCCGCGAGCTGCAGTATGACAAGGAGAATGGATTTATGAATGTCACCGATGTCCCCGATGTCACCGATAAACCGGCGCAAAAGGACATTGCCGATGTGTCGGCAATCACACCGGAACTACCGGAACCGCCCATTGACAGTGTGGTAGAAATTTACGACGAAACTACGCGACATGATTGCGACCAGAACGATGAAAATGCACACAACAGCACGAAAGGTAGTACGGAAAGTATACAGAATAGTCGGAATTATTTTGGGTTTGATGCCGGCGATAGTGTGAACGAAAGATCGGAAGCACAAGTTACACTTCCGATGCCACTTAACATCTCGCACGAAACGCTTCAGCGCAGATTACAAAACATGAAGCAACTGCTTCCCAAGCGGCCCATTTTCCGCAAACAACCCAAACAGCAGAACCGATCCAGCGGTCCCACACGGTTCCCCGTAACGAAGCTCCGCGTGTTCGGCAGTCCATCAAAGCGACCGAATACTTTGCGCGAATTCGTAGCTTCTACACCACGCCCTGCTGGTGGACGATCATCGGCAGAACCAGCGACAGCACCGTCCAAATCTTTGCTAACGATGGATGTTGAAGTACCGGATGTGTCAGCGATCGAACCGTTAGTTGAACCAGCGGCAGTGGGGCAAAATGATCATGatgcacaaacaaataatgaacCGGAAGTAGTGCTGTTTGATACACCGGATCGGCCGGCGTGGCTAAATAATTCC GCCCATCAACGAACTTATGCACGCGTACCGaggcgcaagaagaaaaacatttaccTAGCGAATCTGGGACTGGATGACGATAGTGAGGATGATGAGAACGTTTCGGATGGGGATCCGCAGGAGATGAGTTCGGACTCGGAAGCGGACGAggcgaagcgaaagaaaaaggcCAATAAACGTAAAGCACGCCGCCGACAACCGGTCCGTGTAGAGCAG ACAGAAGCCTTCAAGGAGTTTGTTGACAACTTTAATAGCATGTGTGAAGAAGTGGAACGTTACGAGCTGATTGTCGAATAA